One genomic window of Micromonospora sp. WMMD1128 includes the following:
- a CDS encoding dipeptide ABC transporter ATP-binding protein — translation MTADPGKVRGETILAVDELVKHFPITRGVLFKRQIGAVRAVDGVSFELRRGETLGVVGESGCGKSTLARLLMRLETPTAGRATLEGRDLFRAGGAELRRVRRNMQMVMQDPYTSLNPRMTVGDIVGEPFAIHPDAAPKGSRRQRVRELLDVVGLNPEHINRYPHQFSGGQRQRIGIARALALRPEIIVCDEPVSALDVSIQAQVINLLRQLQDEFGLSYIFIAHDLSVVRHICDRVAVMYLGRIVEIGTEEQIYQRATHPYTQALLSAVPVPDPEARDRRTVIRLTGDVPSPADPPSGCRFRTRCWKAEEVCAVQDPQTVPRAADPHPSACHFAEVRPDV, via the coding sequence ATGACCGCTGACCCGGGCAAGGTTCGCGGCGAGACGATCCTCGCGGTCGACGAGTTGGTCAAGCACTTCCCGATCACCCGGGGCGTGCTGTTCAAGCGGCAGATCGGCGCGGTGCGGGCGGTCGACGGGGTGAGCTTCGAGCTGCGCCGCGGCGAGACGCTCGGCGTGGTCGGCGAGTCCGGCTGCGGCAAGTCCACCCTCGCCCGGCTGCTGATGCGGCTGGAGACGCCGACCGCCGGGCGGGCCACCCTGGAGGGGCGGGACCTGTTCCGGGCCGGGGGCGCCGAGCTGCGCCGGGTGCGGCGGAACATGCAGATGGTGATGCAGGACCCGTACACGTCGCTCAACCCGCGGATGACTGTGGGCGACATCGTCGGCGAACCGTTCGCGATCCACCCGGACGCCGCGCCGAAGGGCAGCCGGCGGCAGCGGGTGCGGGAGCTGCTGGACGTGGTCGGCCTCAACCCGGAACACATTAACCGCTATCCGCACCAGTTCTCCGGCGGCCAGCGGCAGCGCATCGGCATCGCCCGCGCGCTCGCGCTGCGCCCCGAGATCATCGTCTGCGACGAGCCGGTGTCGGCCCTGGACGTCTCCATCCAGGCCCAGGTGATCAACCTGTTGCGGCAGCTCCAGGACGAGTTCGGGCTCTCCTACATCTTCATCGCGCACGACCTGTCGGTGGTCCGGCACATCTGCGACCGGGTGGCCGTGATGTACCTGGGCCGGATCGTGGAGATCGGCACCGAGGAGCAGATCTACCAGCGGGCCACCCACCCGTACACCCAGGCGTTGCTGTCGGCGGTGCCGGTGCCCGACCCGGAGGCCCGCGACCGGCGGACCGTCATCCGGCTCACCGGCGACGTGCCCAGCCCGGCCGACCCGCCGTCGGGCTGCCGGTTCCGCACCCGGTGCTGGAAGGCGGAAGAGGTCTGCGCGGTCCAGGACCCGCAGACGGTGCCCCGCGCCGCCGACCCGCACCCGTCGGCCTGCCACTTCGCCGAGGTGCGCCCGGACGTCTGA
- a CDS encoding ABC transporter permease — protein MLRFILRRLLQMVLAFFGTTLIVYALMFAGQGDPIQALAGERPVTAAQRAYLTEKYHLDATGIGGFLYRYVNYLGGLLRGDLGESLTGRQIGDILAAAWPVTVKLALIAIAVTIGVGVTAGVIAGIRRAGVFDYATLVLTLLVLGIPTIVLAPLAQYFLGVRWPIFPPTAGAQPSLWALLLPGLVLGSLSLATALRLTRTSVSENLRADYVRTARSKGLVRRRIVGVHVLRNSLIPVVTFLGVELGNLMSGAIITEGVFNIPGVGFNLFRGIRTEDGPLVVGIVSVLVVVYLLSNLVVDVLYAVLDPRIRYE, from the coding sequence ATGCTCCGCTTCATCCTGCGGCGACTGCTCCAGATGGTCCTCGCCTTCTTCGGGACCACGCTGATCGTCTACGCGCTGATGTTCGCCGGGCAGGGCGACCCGATCCAGGCGCTCGCCGGGGAACGGCCCGTCACCGCGGCCCAGCGCGCCTACCTGACCGAGAAGTACCACCTGGACGCCACCGGGATCGGCGGCTTCCTCTACCGCTACGTCAACTACCTGGGCGGCCTGCTCCGGGGTGACCTCGGCGAGTCGCTGACCGGCCGGCAGATCGGCGACATCCTCGCCGCCGCCTGGCCGGTCACCGTGAAGCTGGCGCTGATCGCGATAGCCGTGACCATCGGAGTCGGAGTCACCGCCGGGGTGATCGCCGGCATCCGGAGGGCCGGCGTCTTCGACTACGCGACGCTCGTGCTCACGCTGCTGGTGCTCGGCATACCCACGATCGTGCTGGCCCCGCTGGCGCAGTACTTCCTCGGCGTACGCTGGCCGATCTTCCCGCCCACCGCCGGCGCCCAGCCCTCGCTGTGGGCGCTGCTGCTGCCCGGCCTCGTGCTCGGCTCGCTGTCGCTCGCCACCGCGCTGCGGCTGACCCGGACGTCGGTGTCGGAGAACCTGCGCGCCGACTACGTGCGCACCGCCCGGTCGAAGGGCCTGGTGCGGCGGCGCATCGTCGGCGTGCACGTGCTGCGCAACTCGCTCATCCCGGTGGTCACCTTCCTCGGCGTCGAGCTGGGCAACCTGATGAGCGGCGCGATCATCACCGAGGGCGTGTTCAACATCCCCGGTGTCGGCTTCAACCTGTTCCGCGGCATCCGCACCGAGGACGGGCCGCTGGTGGTGGGCATCGTCAGCGTGCTCGTCGTGGTCTACCTGCTGTCCAACCTCGTGGTGGACGTGCTCTACGCCGTACTCGACCCGAGGATCCGCTATGAGTGA
- a CDS encoding ABC transporter ATP-binding protein: protein MPTPASPTPPGGHLLEVRDLHVEFRTREGVARVINGVTYHLDAGETLAVLGESGSGKSVTAQAIMGILDTPPAYVRAGEIRYQGRDLLTRSESERRQVRGAEIAMIFQDALSALNPVFPVGWQIGESLRQRAGLSRADARRRAVELMDLVRIPAAAKRLGDHPHQFSGGMRQRVMIAMALALDPKVLIADEPTTALDVTVQAQIMDLLADLRRDLGMALILITHDLGVVAGVADRIAVMYAGRIVEHADVRALYRAPAHPYTKGLLESIPRLDVRGQELSTIRGLPPNLMRIPSGCPFHPRCPYARQVCVDEVPHDLVLGDGRTSACHFAQEVHDDR, encoded by the coding sequence ATGCCGACGCCGGCCTCCCCCACCCCGCCCGGCGGGCACCTGCTTGAGGTACGGGACCTGCACGTCGAGTTCCGCACCCGCGAGGGTGTGGCCCGGGTGATCAACGGGGTGACGTACCACCTGGACGCCGGCGAGACGCTCGCCGTGCTCGGCGAGTCCGGCTCCGGCAAGTCGGTCACCGCGCAGGCCATCATGGGCATCCTGGACACCCCACCGGCGTACGTCCGCGCCGGTGAGATCCGCTACCAGGGGCGGGACCTGCTCACCCGGTCGGAGTCCGAGCGCCGGCAGGTGCGCGGCGCGGAAATCGCGATGATCTTCCAGGACGCGCTGTCGGCGTTGAACCCGGTCTTCCCGGTCGGTTGGCAGATCGGTGAGTCGCTGCGGCAGCGGGCCGGGCTGTCCCGGGCCGACGCGCGCCGGCGGGCGGTCGAGCTGATGGACCTGGTCCGGATCCCGGCCGCGGCGAAGCGGCTCGGCGACCACCCGCACCAGTTCTCCGGCGGGATGCGGCAACGGGTCATGATCGCCATGGCGTTGGCGCTGGACCCGAAGGTGCTGATCGCCGACGAGCCCACCACGGCCCTCGACGTCACCGTGCAGGCCCAGATCATGGACCTGCTGGCCGACCTGCGGCGGGACCTCGGCATGGCGCTCATCCTGATCACCCACGACCTCGGGGTGGTCGCCGGGGTGGCGGACCGGATCGCGGTCATGTACGCCGGCCGGATCGTCGAGCACGCCGACGTGCGCGCGCTGTACCGGGCGCCCGCCCACCCGTACACCAAGGGGTTGTTGGAGTCGATCCCCCGGCTCGACGTGCGCGGGCAGGAGCTGTCGACCATCCGGGGGTTGCCGCCGAACCTGATGCGGATCCCCTCCGGCTGCCCGTTCCACCCCCGCTGCCCGTACGCGCGGCAGGTCTGCGTGGACGAGGTGCCGCACGACCTCGTCCTCGGCGACGGCCGGACCAGCGCGTGCCACTTCGCGCAGGAGGTCCACGATGACCGCTGA
- a CDS encoding ABC transporter substrate-binding protein, whose translation MRVRRLAAWAALPLAVTLGLTACGPGGGSGGASDPDAAVRIEIAEPQHLVPTNTNETSGSQVLSALFSPLVDYDEANKPHEVAAESVTSSDNKVWTIKLKPGYTFHNGEKVTADNYVDAWNYGAYAPNGQNSSYFFEKIAGYDDLQGEKPKAETLSGLKKVDDLTFTVTLTEPYVDFKTMLGYTAFYPLPEAAFSAPGVLAEGYEQAPIGQGPFKMKGTWQHDAKVEVERYDAFPGQQPKVGGVEFRIYQQPTAAYADVLADNLDVIKTIPTENLSTAATDLGDRFQQSPASSLQVLAFPTFQKEFSKPEVRKAISMAIDRDEITTSIFKDSQQPARSFVSPVVAGYRENTIGTAGAFDPAKAKAMYEAAGGPQKIELSYNGDGGHKDWIDATCNQLKANLGVECVGNAEPKFADLLTKLKQKQSVGLFRMGWVMDYPSMENYLGPLYSTNGSSNYYGYSNPEFDKLLAEGARAATEDEAIKKYQAAEDLLAQDLPVIPLRYGQNNFGHSTKVTNVHVDLFDRVDLLEIERA comes from the coding sequence ATGCGTGTTCGTAGGCTCGCGGCCTGGGCCGCTCTCCCGCTCGCGGTGACGCTGGGCCTGACGGCCTGCGGCCCGGGCGGCGGCAGCGGCGGCGCAAGCGACCCCGACGCGGCCGTGCGGATCGAGATCGCCGAGCCGCAGCACCTGGTGCCGACAAACACCAACGAGACGAGTGGCTCGCAGGTCCTGTCGGCCCTGTTCAGCCCGCTCGTCGACTACGACGAGGCGAACAAGCCGCACGAGGTGGCGGCCGAGTCGGTGACGTCGTCGGACAACAAGGTCTGGACGATCAAGCTGAAGCCCGGCTACACGTTCCACAACGGCGAGAAGGTCACCGCCGACAACTACGTCGACGCCTGGAACTACGGCGCGTACGCCCCGAACGGGCAGAACTCCAGCTACTTCTTCGAGAAGATCGCCGGCTACGACGACCTTCAGGGCGAGAAGCCGAAGGCCGAGACGCTGAGCGGCCTGAAGAAGGTCGACGACCTGACCTTCACCGTGACGCTCACCGAGCCGTACGTCGACTTCAAGACCATGCTCGGCTACACGGCGTTCTACCCGCTGCCCGAGGCGGCCTTCTCCGCGCCGGGCGTGCTCGCCGAGGGCTACGAGCAGGCGCCGATCGGCCAGGGCCCGTTCAAGATGAAGGGCACCTGGCAGCACGACGCCAAGGTCGAGGTGGAGCGCTACGACGCCTTCCCGGGCCAGCAGCCCAAGGTCGGCGGCGTCGAGTTCCGGATCTACCAGCAGCCGACCGCCGCGTACGCGGACGTGCTGGCGGACAACCTCGACGTGATCAAGACGATCCCGACCGAGAACCTGTCGACCGCCGCCACCGACCTCGGCGACCGGTTCCAGCAGAGTCCGGCCTCGTCGCTCCAGGTGCTGGCGTTCCCGACGTTCCAGAAGGAGTTCAGCAAGCCCGAGGTGCGCAAGGCCATCTCGATGGCGATCGACCGGGACGAGATCACCACGTCGATCTTCAAGGACTCGCAGCAGCCGGCCCGTTCGTTCGTCTCGCCCGTGGTCGCGGGCTACCGGGAGAACACCATCGGCACCGCCGGCGCGTTCGACCCGGCCAAGGCCAAGGCGATGTACGAGGCCGCGGGCGGCCCGCAGAAGATCGAGCTGTCCTACAACGGCGACGGCGGCCACAAGGACTGGATCGACGCCACCTGCAACCAGCTCAAGGCCAACCTGGGCGTGGAGTGCGTGGGCAACGCCGAGCCGAAGTTCGCGGACCTGCTGACCAAGCTCAAGCAGAAGCAGTCGGTCGGCCTGTTCCGGATGGGCTGGGTGATGGACTACCCGTCCATGGAGAACTATCTGGGCCCGCTGTACAGCACCAACGGCTCGTCGAACTACTACGGCTACTCGAACCCGGAGTTCGACAAGCTGCTCGCCGAGGGCGCCCGCGCGGCGACCGAGGACGAGGCGATCAAGAAGTACCAGGCGGCGGAGGACCTCCTCGCGCAGGACCTGCCGGTGATCCCGCTGCGGTACGGGCAGAACAACTTCGGCCACTCCACCAAGGTCACGAACGTGCACGTGGACCTCTTCGACCGGGTGGACCTGCTGGAGATCGAACGCGCCTGA
- a CDS encoding ABC transporter permease, producing MSDFETVAATEDQSARRGVSGEPATPDRAGEPRRPRSLAGDAWRDLRRNPVFWLSLLLVALVAAMAVAPGLFAANDPRDCVLSRQHAGPSGGAIFGYDFQGCDTFARAVYGARASLLVGAFSALITGVIALVVGMVAGFFGGWVDAVLSRVIDIVLGIPLLLAAIVLLKRVSTSGETVRLFAVILVLALLGWTTAARVVRSSVITAREQDYVAAARMLGAGNGRIMWRHILPNALAPAIVVLTIALGSFIAAEATLSFLGIGLKAPTISWGIDIDAGRVHMRESATPLIVPSAFLALTVLAFIMLGDAVRDAFDPKLR from the coding sequence ATGAGTGACTTCGAAACGGTGGCGGCGACCGAGGACCAGTCGGCACGACGCGGCGTCTCCGGCGAGCCGGCCACCCCGGACCGGGCCGGCGAGCCGCGCCGACCCCGCAGCCTGGCCGGCGACGCCTGGCGGGACCTGCGCCGCAACCCGGTCTTCTGGCTCAGTCTGCTGCTCGTCGCGCTGGTCGCCGCGATGGCCGTCGCGCCCGGGCTGTTCGCCGCCAACGACCCGCGCGACTGCGTGCTGTCCCGGCAGCATGCCGGGCCGTCCGGCGGGGCGATCTTCGGGTACGACTTCCAGGGCTGCGACACGTTCGCCCGCGCCGTCTACGGGGCCCGCGCGTCGCTGCTGGTCGGCGCGTTCTCGGCGCTGATCACCGGCGTGATCGCGCTCGTCGTCGGCATGGTCGCCGGCTTCTTCGGCGGCTGGGTGGACGCGGTGCTCTCCCGGGTGATCGACATCGTGCTCGGCATCCCGCTGCTGCTGGCCGCCATCGTGCTGCTCAAGCGCGTGAGCACAAGCGGCGAGACGGTACGCCTGTTCGCGGTCATCCTGGTGCTGGCGCTGCTCGGCTGGACCACCGCGGCCCGCGTGGTGCGCTCCTCGGTCATCACCGCCCGGGAGCAGGACTACGTGGCCGCGGCCCGGATGCTCGGCGCCGGCAACGGCCGGATCATGTGGCGGCACATCCTGCCGAACGCGCTCGCCCCGGCCATCGTGGTGCTCACCATCGCGCTCGGGTCGTTCATCGCGGCCGAGGCGACGCTGAGCTTCCTCGGCATCGGCCTGAAGGCCCCGACCATCTCCTGGGGCATCGACATCGACGCCGGCCGGGTGCACATGCGGGAGTCGGCGACGCCGCTGATCGTGCCGTCGGCCTTCCTCGCGCTGACCGTGCTCGCCTTCATCATGCTCGGCGACGCGGTCCGCGACGCCTTCGACCCGAAACTGCGGTGA